AGAAAGTGTACAAAAGTATGGTTATCTTCCAGAGCCCCATACCGATTTTATTATGGCTATTATTGCAGAAGAATTAGGGTTCTTTGGAGTTATGCTCGTGCTGGGCCTTTTAGGCTTCTTAATTTTCAGGATTTTAATGCTGGCTAAAAAATCTCAGGATCCTTTTGCTAGTATGATCTGTATTGGAGTAGCCAGTATGATAGGTATTCAAACAGGCATTAACCTCGGAGGGCTTACGGGACTCATTCCGATTACCGGCGTAACGCTTCCGTTTATCAGTTATGGAGGATCTTCGCTGCTAACGCTTATGGTGTCTATGGGAATTATTGTAAATATATCGTTTTTCGTAAATTATCAAAACAAAAAACAAAAAAATACGGAAAATATTGTGCTACATCCGAACAATACATCAACAACAACTGATTGATTTTCGTGAAAAAATTGTGTAAAAAAAGCAAAAATTTATTGGAATTTTATCGTTTTCCATTGATTTTTGCTTTTCTTTTATCCAATTTTGCTATATATTGAAGTTTATACGAAATTGAGAGGAGATTAGCAACATGAGTTTTGTAACTAAAAAAATCAAAAAAGTATTAGTAGCAAACCGAGGAGAAATTGCGATTCGTGTATTTCGAGCATGTACTGAACTGAATATTCGGACTGTTGCAATTTATTCTAAGGAAGACGCAGGTTCTTATCACCGTTACAAAGCGGATGAAGCCTATTTAGTAGGAGCGGAGAAAAAACCGATTGATGCTTATTTAGATATAGAAGGCATCATCGACATTGCTAAGTCCCATGATGTAGATGCTATTCACCCTGGCTATGGATTTTTGTCAGAAAATATCCAATTTGCGAAACGTTGCGAAGAAGAAGGCATTATTTTTATTGGCCCAAAATCCAAGCATCTTGATATGTTTGGAGATAAAGTAAAAGCACGTCATCAGGCTATTCAAGCAGATATTCCCGTTATTCCTGGTACGGATGGTCCTATTGATTCGATTGACGAAGCAAAAGAATTTGCTAATCAGCATGGATATCCTCTAATGATCAAAGCAGCTTTGGGCGGAGGCGGTCGAGGTATGCGTATCGTTCGCGATGCAGATAGCTTGAGCGAATCTTATGACCGTGCCAAATCAGAAGCAAAAGCAGCTTTTGGTAATGATGAAGTGTATGTCGAGAAACTAGTTGAAAACCCAAAACATATTGAAGTGCAAATTTTAGGTGATGAACAAGGAAATGTTGTACACCTTTATGAACGCGACTGTTCTGTGCAGCGTCGTCACCAAAAAGTAGTAGAAGTAGCTCCGAGTGTTTCTATAGATGAAGACTTACGTCTCCGCATTTGTGAAGCAGCTGTGCAGCTGATGGAAAAAGTGCAGTACATAAATGCAGGTACAGTAGAATTTTTAGTATCAGGAAGCGATTTTTATTTCATTGAAGTAAATCCACGTGTTCAAGTAGAGCACACAATTACTGAAATGATTACAGGTATTGATATCGTTCAATCGCAAATTTTAATTGCAGATGGCTACGCACTTCACAGCAAGGAAGTGTCCATTCCTGCACAAGATAAAATTCAAGTACATGGATATGCGATTCAATCTCGTGTAACGACAGAAGATCCGTTAAACAACTTCATGCCGGATACGGGTAAGATTATGGCTTATCGTTCGGGTGGCGGTTTTGGCGTACGCTTAGATACGGGAAACAGCTTCCAAGGTGCTGTGATTACGCCGTATTATGATTCACTGTTAGTAAAAGTAACAACATGGGCATTAACATTCGATCAAGCCGCATCAAAAATGGTACGGAACTTAAAAGAGTTTCGTATTCGTGGAATTAAAACAAATATTCCGTTTCTTGAAAATGTAGTGAAACATGATAAGTTCTTAACAGGTGCTTATGATACATCATTTATTGATACAACGCCTGAACTTTTTGTCTTCCCTAAGCGAAAAGACCGCGGAACTAAAATGCTTACATACATTGGGAATGTTACGGTAAACGGGTTCCCTGGTGTATCGGAAAAGAAAAAGCCAATCTTTACAAAACCGCGCGTTCCTAGTGTGGATATAAGCAAACCAATTCAAAACGGAACAAAGCAGATTTTAGATGAAAAAGGCGCTGAAGGGCTAGTAAATTGGGTGAAAGAACGCAAGGAAGTGCTATTAACGGATACAACCTTCCGTGATGGCCATCAGTCTCTTTTAGCAACGCGTATTCGTACAAACGACTTAAAACAAGTAGCTAACCCAACTGCACGCTTGCTTCCAGATTTATTTTCTATGGAAATGTGGGGGGGAGCAACGTTTGATGTCGCTTATCGATTCTTAAAAGAAGATCCATGGGATCGCTTGCTTACTTTACGTCAACAAGCGCCAAACGTTCTTTTCCAAATGCTTCTTCGCGCGTCAAATGCGGTTGGATATAAAAACTATCCTGATAATGTAATTAAGGAATTTGTTGAAAAATCAGCTTATGCAGGTATTGATGTTTTCCGTATCTTTGACAGCTTAAACTGGGTGCAAGGAATGACTCTTGCAATTGACTCAGTTCGTCAAACAGGAAAGATTGCAGAAGCAGCGATGTGTTATACAGGTGATATTTTAGATCCGACACGCCGTAAGTATGATTTGGATTACTATAAGAATTTAGCAAAAGAGCTTGAGCAGTCTGGAGCACATATTCTAGGCATTAAAGATATGGCGGGTCTTTTAAAACCACAGGCAGCTTATGATTTAGTATCGGCTCTAAAAGAAACGGTTGATATTCCGATTCACCTTCATACGCATGATACAAGCGGAAACGGTGTATACACGTATGCAAAAGCAATTGAAGCAGGTGTAGACATTGTAGACGTAGCCGTAAGTTCAATGGCAGGCTTAACGTCTCAGCCAAGTGCTAACTCTCTTTATTACGCTTTAGAAGGAGCGGACCGCAGACCAAATTTAGATATTAAAAGTCTAGAAGAGCTTTCTTACTATTGGGAAGACGTGCGAAAATATTACCAAGACTTCGAAAGCGGCATGAACGCTCCCCATACGGAAGTGTACGTGCATGAAATGCCAGGCGGTCAATATAGCAACTTACAGCAACAAGCAAAAGCAGTTGGTTTAGGAAACCGCTGGGATGAAGTAAAAGATATGTATTCACGCGTGAATTTGTTATTTGGTGATATTGTAAAAGTTACGCCATCATCAAAAGTAGTTGGAGATATGGCATTGTTTATGGTTCAAAACAACTTGACAGAAGAAACGCTGTTTGAGCGCGGTGAAACGCTTGATTTCCCGGATTCAGTTATTGAATTGTTTGAAGGGTATTTAGGACAGCCTCATGGGGGATTCCCTAAAGAGCTTCAGCGCATCATCCTAAAAGGCAGAAAACCTATTACAGTTCGTCCTGGAGAACTGTTAGAAGATGTGGACTTCGATGCAGTGAAAGAAAAGCTATTTAAAGACTTAAATCGTCAAGTAACAAGTTTTGATGCCATTGCATATGCGCTGTATCCAAAAGTATTTATGGATTATCACAAAGCAGTTGAGCAATACGGGGACATTTCCGTTCTTGATACACCAACTTTCCTATACGGAATGCGTTTAGGAGAAGAGGTTGAAATTGAGATTGAAAAAGGAAAAACCTTAATTGTTCGCCTTGTATCCATTGGAGAACCTCAGGCAGACGGTACGCGAACAGTATACTTTGAATTGAACGGTCAGCCTCGTGAAGTAGTGATTAAAGACGAAAGTGTCAAAACAACCGTCACAGCAAAACAAAAAGCGGACCAAGGAAATCCGGCCCACATCGGCGCTTCCATGCCTGGAACCGTTATTCGAGTAGTAGTGGAAAAAGGCGATAAAGTCTCAAAAGGTGATCACTTAATGATCACAGAAGCAATGAAAATGGAAACAACCGTGCAAGCACCATTTGACGGCGTGATTAAACAAGTACACGTGTCCAATGGAGATGGCATCCAGCCGGGAGATTTATTAATTGAATTAGAAAGCTAATCAAAAAAGGTACGGGCTCTGAGCTCGTACCTTTTTTTGATCAATTATGTGTATGACGCGTTGCAAGTAAGGTTAAATAGCTTAATACCCCGAATAGGAAAGAGATAATTAAAGAATGGGCAAGCGCAAGCTCTAGCTGCAAACGTGTGACAACAACAAGCATACCGGAAACCGCCTGAAAAATAACTAGAATGAGAGCAGCTAACCATCCGTAAAAAATATTTTTCTGATTACGATAATATTTAACTGCATGGATAAATGCAGCTAAAATCCATACAAACGTTAAAACAGCAGCGAATCGATGTCCCATTTGAATCCACTGATTCAAATCAACAGGTAGCCAACCGTTTCCGTTTGAACAAAATGGAACGTCTGGACAAGCTAAACTAGCTTCTTTATGGCGAACAAGCGCGCCTGTGTAAACAACGGCATATGTGTACAAGATAGCTCCGTAAATATGTTTTTTCATTTTAAAGCCTAGCTGTATATTATTTGCGTCGAGCTTTCGATCCACTTCAAAGATAATGAGTGTTAACAGCAGCACAGAAGCAAACGAAATAAGGGAAATACCAAAATGAAGAGCTAGCACTGCATCTGATTGCCCCCACATAACGGCTGCTGCCCCAATTAATGCTTGCAGTACTAGGAAGAAAAAAGAGATAAACGCTAAAGGTTTAACTTCTTTTATATGCCCTAGTGAAATCCATGCCCATACGCATAAAGCGAGCACAAGAAAGCCTGACACGCCAGAAACTAAGCGGTGGCTTAATTCAACAACGGTTTCAAATGTTAAAGGATCAGGAATGAGCTGCCCGTTACACAGAGGCCAAGAATCTCCGCACCCGTCTGCTGAACCAGTTTTCGTAACAAGGGCACCGCCAAGTAGAATAAGTAACATGGCCATGCTCGTCACAACGGATAAAAATTTTAATCCAAGTCGCACAATAATCACCATCCTAAAAGCAAAGTAAGTAATATAACGAGCTAAACAATTTATCCTAATCTTTTTGTATATTAAACATAAATTTCATTTATTCTCCATAAACTTGATTGAATTTGTTATAATGGTAGAAAGTGTAAGGTTTGTTCATGAGTTTGACTCTGCAGATATGTAAAAGGTACCGTACAGAAAACTATTTTACTTGCAGAAATATCTTTTAACAAGTGACAGGGACAAGCATTTAGCTCATGACAAAAAAAATCCATATTTTTTTCATGAATTCTTCACAAAGTAGCGGCAAAATATGGTTTAATAAACATGAGAAATAGATATTTCTCTACTATTTTATCGTTTACATGTGAAGCTTTTAAGTAGTTTTGGTGAGAGGAATATGACTTCTTTGTGAACAAAGAGGGGATTTTTGTAAAAATATGTTGAAAACGCCTTCATTTATAGACTCTTTATTTAATAGATAAAAGTCTGTGGATGAGTAAAGGAGGAAGCGCCATGGAAGATTCGAAAATGGTGGAAGATTCAACGCTTTCTGCATCGCCTAACACAGCTCATGTAAGCGAAAATAGTTCCATTTGGTCAGATTTTTTAGCTACAATTAAAATTGGAATAGTCAACTCAAATTTCATCACCACCTTTACTGGTTTTTGGCTAGCTCTTTTCTTCAACGAACAACACTTCTTAGAAAACCTGGATAAAGCATTTTTTACTTTAATAGGTTCTTCACTTATCATCGCCGGTTCATGCAGTTTGAATAATTACATAGATCGTGACATTGACCCTCTAATGGAACGAACAAAGGGACGACCTACAGTGACAGGGAGTTTTGCACCTTTGACGGTCCTTGGGATTGGAATCGGTTTTACGTTAACCGGCTTGCTTATGCTACTAATTGTTTCTTCGGTAGCTGCTCTCATCGGATTAGCAGGAATACTTACATATGTAGTTCTTTACACCATGTGGTCCAAAAGACTATACACAATTAATACCGTAATCGGAAGTATATCAGGCGCCGTCCCGCCTTTAATTGGATGGGCCGCTATTGATCCAAATTTACACGTAGTGGCTTGGGTGTTGTTTTTAATCATGTTTATTTGGCAGCCGCCTCATTTTCTAGCTCTTGCTATGCGGAGATGTGAAGAATACCGAGCAGCCGGAATTCCTATGTTGCCTGTTGTACACGGTTTTGAGCTTACAAAACGACAGATTCTCATTTGGGTTGCTTGTTTGTTGCCATTACCTCTATATTTATACGAATTAGGCACTCCATTTCTAATTTTGGCGACTGTTTTAAACATAGGATGGCTATTTTTAGGATTTGCTCAATACAATAAACAAGAAGACACAAAGTGGGCTAGCATGATGTTTGTCTACTCACTAAACTATTTAACTATTTTATTTGTCTCAATGATTGTCGCAACGCTTTTTGCCTAGATAAAATCTTTCAATGAATGCGACACTGCACAAGGGGGATTTCTTCTACATGTAGAATTCATTATAGAAGGAATAAGTTTTATGCTCAAGAGGGCATAGATGAAATCACGTCAATGAAAGAGAGGTTGGGGAATGGTATGAAAAAATGGCGATTGAACTTTCGTGTTTTGTCGTTATTTACGCTGTTTGCATTCGTGTTATCGGCCTGTGGAAAACCGTTTTTATCAACACTTAAGCCTGCAGGTGAGGTAGCTGAAGAACAATATTCGCTTATGCTGCTTAGTACAGCCATCATGGTTTTAGTTATTATTGTTGTCACCATTATCTTTATATTTGTTATTCTGCGCTTTCGTCGTCGTAAAGGCGAAGAAAATGTGATTCCAAAGCAAGTAGAGGGAAGCAGAAAGTTAGAAATTATATGGACAGTGATTCCTATTTTGTTGCTGATTATTTTGACTGTTCCAACGGTCATCTCAACATTTAAGCTAGCGGATGTAAAAGGAATGAAGGACAAAGATGCTGTCGTAGTAAATGTGCGTGCTAACTTGTACTGGTGGGAATTCGAGTATCCTAATCAAAAAATTATTACATCGCAAGATCTAGTTGTTCCAACCGATAAAAAAGTCTACTTTAATATTAAAGCTTCTGACGTCAAGCACTCATTCTGGATTCCTTCAGTTGGAGGAAAGCTCGATGCTAACACAGAAAATGATAATAAATTCTGGCTAGTGTTTGATTCTAAAAAATCGAAGGAGGCCAACGGAGTTTTCTACGGAAAATGTGCCGAGCTTTGCGGTCCATCTCATTCTCTTATGGACTTTAAAGTACGGGCTGTATCAAGCGATGAGTTTGATACGTGGGCAAAAGATTTGAAAAAGGCAAAGCCTGATGTAGAAACAGCATCAGCCAAAGCTGGTCAAGAGGTCTTTAATGAAAGCTGTATCGGATGTCATGCTGTTGATGTCAAAGACAATCGCCCAGAACAAGCTCGTCAAGCACCAAACTTAGCCGGTTTTTCTGAACGTGAGCGTGTAGCCGGGGTGCTTCCTCACAACAAGGAAAATATCAAAAAATGGTTAAAAGACCCTGAAAAAGTTAAGCCGGGTAATAAGATGAGTGGTACATATCCTGACTTAACAGATGAACAAGTGAATGAGCTAGCAGACTATTTAATGAGTTTAAAAGAAAAATAAACGTCCAGTCGTTTTTAAAAGGGGAGGTTTAGCGATGAGTACACTCAGTCAAAAGAAGGGTGTAGGTGGAACAATTTGGGACTTTATGACAACCGTTGACCATAAGAAAATCGCCATTCTTTATTTAATTGCCGGCGGTATCTTCTTTCTAGTCGGAGGAGTGGAAGCGCTATTTATACGTATTCAGCTGGCTATACCAAGCAATGACTTTGTTAGTGCAGGAACGTATAATGAAATTTTAACAATGCATGGAACAACGATGATTTTCTTAGCTGCAATGCCGCTTCTTTTTGCTATGATGAATGCAGTTGTTCCGCTGCAAATTGGAGCTCGAGATGTAGCATTTCCATTTTTAAATTTGTTAGGTTTTTGGTTGTTTGCCTTTGGGGGACTCTTTTTAAATCTAAGCTGGTTTTTAGGAGGAGCACCTGATGCAGGTTGGACATCATATGCTTCGCTGTCTATTGCATCACCTGGTCACGGAATTGATTTTTATGCGATAGGTTTGCAGATTTCCGGAGCCGGGACATTGATTTCAGGTATCAACTTTCTTGTGACAATCATTAACATGAGGGCGCCAGGTATGACCTATATGCGTATGCCGCTGTTTACGTGGACGACGTTTGTTGCATCAGCTCTTATTTTGTTTGCGTTTCCAGCACTGACGGTTGGATTGTTTTTAATGATTTTTGACCGCTTGTTCGGTGGAAACTTTTTTGACGCCACAATGGGGGGAAACACCATTATCTGGGAACATCTTTTCTGGATATTCGGTCATCCGGAAGTATATATTTTAATTCTTCCAGCGTTTGGTGTTTTCTCTGAAATTTTACCTACTTTTTCAAGAAAGAGATTATTCGGGTACTCGTCGATGGTTTTTGCTACCGTATTAATCGGATTTTTAGGGTTCATGGTGTGGGCTCACCACATGTTTACAACCGGACTTGGTCCGATTGCAAATGCCATTTTTGCTGTCGCTACGATGGCCATTGCCGTTCCAACTGGAATTAAAATTTTCAACTGGTTGTTTACGCTTTGGGGAGGAAGTATTGAATTTACGTCTCCAATGCTGTATGCTGTGGCCTTTATTCCATCATTTGTTATCGGGGGAGTAACAGGAGTTATGGCAGCTGTAGCACCTGCAGATTATCAATTTCAAGATTCTTATTTTATCGTTGCCCACTTCCA
This sequence is a window from Priestia aryabhattai. Protein-coding genes within it:
- the pyc gene encoding pyruvate carboxylase codes for the protein MSFVTKKIKKVLVANRGEIAIRVFRACTELNIRTVAIYSKEDAGSYHRYKADEAYLVGAEKKPIDAYLDIEGIIDIAKSHDVDAIHPGYGFLSENIQFAKRCEEEGIIFIGPKSKHLDMFGDKVKARHQAIQADIPVIPGTDGPIDSIDEAKEFANQHGYPLMIKAALGGGGRGMRIVRDADSLSESYDRAKSEAKAAFGNDEVYVEKLVENPKHIEVQILGDEQGNVVHLYERDCSVQRRHQKVVEVAPSVSIDEDLRLRICEAAVQLMEKVQYINAGTVEFLVSGSDFYFIEVNPRVQVEHTITEMITGIDIVQSQILIADGYALHSKEVSIPAQDKIQVHGYAIQSRVTTEDPLNNFMPDTGKIMAYRSGGGFGVRLDTGNSFQGAVITPYYDSLLVKVTTWALTFDQAASKMVRNLKEFRIRGIKTNIPFLENVVKHDKFLTGAYDTSFIDTTPELFVFPKRKDRGTKMLTYIGNVTVNGFPGVSEKKKPIFTKPRVPSVDISKPIQNGTKQILDEKGAEGLVNWVKERKEVLLTDTTFRDGHQSLLATRIRTNDLKQVANPTARLLPDLFSMEMWGGATFDVAYRFLKEDPWDRLLTLRQQAPNVLFQMLLRASNAVGYKNYPDNVIKEFVEKSAYAGIDVFRIFDSLNWVQGMTLAIDSVRQTGKIAEAAMCYTGDILDPTRRKYDLDYYKNLAKELEQSGAHILGIKDMAGLLKPQAAYDLVSALKETVDIPIHLHTHDTSGNGVYTYAKAIEAGVDIVDVAVSSMAGLTSQPSANSLYYALEGADRRPNLDIKSLEELSYYWEDVRKYYQDFESGMNAPHTEVYVHEMPGGQYSNLQQQAKAVGLGNRWDEVKDMYSRVNLLFGDIVKVTPSSKVVGDMALFMVQNNLTEETLFERGETLDFPDSVIELFEGYLGQPHGGFPKELQRIILKGRKPITVRPGELLEDVDFDAVKEKLFKDLNRQVTSFDAIAYALYPKVFMDYHKAVEQYGDISVLDTPTFLYGMRLGEEVEIEIEKGKTLIVRLVSIGEPQADGTRTVYFELNGQPREVVIKDESVKTTVTAKQKADQGNPAHIGASMPGTVIRVVVEKGDKVSKGDHLMITEAMKMETTVQAPFDGVIKQVHVSNGDGIQPGDLLIELES
- the ctaD gene encoding cytochrome c oxidase subunit I, producing the protein MSTLSQKKGVGGTIWDFMTTVDHKKIAILYLIAGGIFFLVGGVEALFIRIQLAIPSNDFVSAGTYNEILTMHGTTMIFLAAMPLLFAMMNAVVPLQIGARDVAFPFLNLLGFWLFAFGGLFLNLSWFLGGAPDAGWTSYASLSIASPGHGIDFYAIGLQISGAGTLISGINFLVTIINMRAPGMTYMRMPLFTWTTFVASALILFAFPALTVGLFLMIFDRLFGGNFFDATMGGNTIIWEHLFWIFGHPEVYILILPAFGVFSEILPTFSRKRLFGYSSMVFATVLIGFLGFMVWAHHMFTTGLGPIANAIFAVATMAIAVPTGIKIFNWLFTLWGGSIEFTSPMLYAVAFIPSFVIGGVTGVMAAVAPADYQFQDSYFIVAHFHYVIVGGVVYAILAGVTYWWPKMFGKMLDEKLSKATFWLFLIGFHLTFFIQHFLGLMGMPRRVWTFLPNQGLDLGNAISSSGAAFMAVATLILLVNIIKTTAKGQKVGGDPWGDGRTLEWAISSPPPEYNFKQTPLVRGLDAYWIEKRAGNKEMTPAEPLGDIHMPNSSFIPFMISLGMFIAGIGFLYRNDHAWGDIVGIIGMIVMFLSMFFRSWIDDHGFHIHKEDLVDDDKEAKM
- a CDS encoding COX15/CtaA family protein, yielding MRLGLKFLSVVTSMAMLLILLGGALVTKTGSADGCGDSWPLCNGQLIPDPLTFETVVELSHRLVSGVSGFLVLALCVWAWISLGHIKEVKPLAFISFFFLVLQALIGAAAVMWGQSDAVLALHFGISLISFASVLLLTLIIFEVDRKLDANNIQLGFKMKKHIYGAILYTYAVVYTGALVRHKEASLACPDVPFCSNGNGWLPVDLNQWIQMGHRFAAVLTFVWILAAFIHAVKYYRNQKNIFYGWLAALILVIFQAVSGMLVVVTRLQLELALAHSLIISFLFGVLSYLTLLATRHTHN
- the cyoE gene encoding heme o synthase, translated to MEDSKMVEDSTLSASPNTAHVSENSSIWSDFLATIKIGIVNSNFITTFTGFWLALFFNEQHFLENLDKAFFTLIGSSLIIAGSCSLNNYIDRDIDPLMERTKGRPTVTGSFAPLTVLGIGIGFTLTGLLMLLIVSSVAALIGLAGILTYVVLYTMWSKRLYTINTVIGSISGAVPPLIGWAAIDPNLHVVAWVLFLIMFIWQPPHFLALAMRRCEEYRAAGIPMLPVVHGFELTKRQILIWVACLLPLPLYLYELGTPFLILATVLNIGWLFLGFAQYNKQEDTKWASMMFVYSLNYLTILFVSMIVATLFA
- the coxB gene encoding cytochrome c oxidase subunit II; translated protein: MKKWRLNFRVLSLFTLFAFVLSACGKPFLSTLKPAGEVAEEQYSLMLLSTAIMVLVIIVVTIIFIFVILRFRRRKGEENVIPKQVEGSRKLEIIWTVIPILLLIILTVPTVISTFKLADVKGMKDKDAVVVNVRANLYWWEFEYPNQKIITSQDLVVPTDKKVYFNIKASDVKHSFWIPSVGGKLDANTENDNKFWLVFDSKKSKEANGVFYGKCAELCGPSHSLMDFKVRAVSSDEFDTWAKDLKKAKPDVETASAKAGQEVFNESCIGCHAVDVKDNRPEQARQAPNLAGFSERERVAGVLPHNKENIKKWLKDPEKVKPGNKMSGTYPDLTDEQVNELADYLMSLKEK